Proteins encoded within one genomic window of Amorphoplanes friuliensis DSM 7358:
- a CDS encoding SDR family NAD(P)-dependent oxidoreductase: MDLQLTGKTAFISGSSRGIGYATAKALAGEGVDVVLNGRDPAKLATAVETLSREVPGVSVSGLPADFTISEEVDRLSAQLPEVDILVNNVGLFELKPFDLISDADWRQYFEVNVLSGVRLARQLLPGMLNRGWGRIVFVSSESGVNVPADMIHYGTSKTAMLAVGNGLAKLTRGTAVTVNSVLGGPTYSDGVADTVKSIAAAQSLPEEQMKAAIIGANKTSLLERFIEPAEIASAVTFLASPAASAINGSAVRVDGGVLTNLL, translated from the coding sequence GTGGATCTGCAGCTCACCGGTAAGACGGCATTCATCAGTGGCTCCAGCCGGGGCATCGGGTACGCGACCGCCAAGGCCCTGGCCGGCGAGGGTGTGGACGTGGTCCTCAACGGCCGCGACCCGGCGAAGCTCGCCACCGCCGTCGAGACGCTGAGCCGTGAGGTGCCCGGTGTGTCCGTCAGCGGCCTCCCCGCCGACTTCACCATCAGCGAGGAGGTCGACCGGCTCAGCGCGCAGCTGCCCGAGGTCGACATCCTGGTCAACAACGTGGGGCTCTTCGAGCTCAAGCCCTTCGACCTCATCTCCGACGCCGACTGGCGGCAGTACTTCGAGGTGAACGTGCTCAGCGGGGTCCGCCTCGCCCGGCAGCTGCTGCCCGGGATGCTGAACCGCGGATGGGGTCGCATCGTGTTCGTCAGCAGCGAGTCCGGCGTCAACGTCCCCGCCGACATGATCCATTACGGCACTTCCAAGACGGCGATGCTCGCCGTGGGCAACGGCCTGGCCAAGCTCACCCGCGGCACCGCGGTGACCGTCAATTCGGTGCTGGGCGGGCCGACCTACTCCGACGGCGTCGCCGACACGGTCAAGTCGATCGCCGCCGCGCAGTCGCTGCCGGAGGAACAGATGAAAGCGGCGATCATCGGCGCCAACAAGACGTCCCTGCTCGAGCGCTTCATCGAGCCGGCCGAGATCGCCAGCGCCGTGACGTTCCTCGCCAGCCCCGCGGCGTCCGCGATCAACGGCTCGGCTGTACGCGTCGACGGCGGCGTGCTGACCAACCTGCTGTAG
- a CDS encoding CAP domain-containing protein, protein MMRTPVREDLERRVVAAVNEERRRARLGRLVAEPLLAVAARAHSDDMAQRGYFSHHSPEGTTAGDRVAVTGYQFAVVGENIAWGQRTAREVMTAWMNSRGHKANILDAGFTRIGVGVAADRHGSPVWTQVFAA, encoded by the coding sequence ATGATGCGCACGCCCGTGCGGGAGGACCTGGAACGGCGTGTGGTGGCAGCCGTCAACGAGGAACGCCGCCGTGCCCGGCTCGGCCGGCTCGTCGCGGAGCCGCTGCTGGCCGTCGCGGCCCGGGCGCACTCCGATGACATGGCGCAGCGGGGCTACTTCAGCCATCACTCCCCCGAGGGCACGACCGCGGGAGACCGGGTGGCGGTGACCGGATACCAGTTTGCGGTGGTCGGTGAGAACATCGCGTGGGGGCAGCGCACCGCCCGCGAGGTGATGACGGCGTGGATGAACAGCCGCGGGCACAAGGCCAACATTCTCGATGCCGGTTTCACCAGGATCGGTGTGGGCGTGGCGGCCGACCGGCACGGCTCCCCGGTGTGGACCCAGGTGTTCGCCGCCTGA
- a CDS encoding ABC transporter substrate-binding protein, whose protein sequence is MVRSSAFASRLLAATGVLLLAACSSAPAPAGSSEAGSTFVVATAGEPDTLNPVLNFGVDGASLIFDGLVTRDVKNTLVPALAVELPVVSADGRTVTAKLRDGVTFHDGSPLTAADVVFTYRAVLDPKVDSTLRSDLEMLTSVTAPDPATVVFTLRYAYAPFLQRLTLGVVPAQLLSGQDINKAAFNRKPIGTGPYRVESWTTGDRLVLAANDTYWGGKPANRKLIVAFVADDNVRAQRMRAGEFDAAELPPKLAAAFDTAAGYTVQRVPTADYRGVMLPLGHPVTGDLAVRKALAVGVDRSAMVTGVLAGAGEPAYGPIPPTSEYADPSPAGKPSADTATATALLDAAGWAPGADGIRARAGQQAAFTLMYPAGDSLRKELALAVTADARKIGIKVSPEGLTWDAIDTRITKDALLMGFGTPYDPDFVSYKLFGSQFAGQGYFNPGSYRSPVADKALQDGRDQADPAKRRAAYATFQQQLAADAPWVFLTYLQHTYVVKDGITGVSPRVEAHEHDVANSLWWNINTWTRQ, encoded by the coding sequence ATGGTCCGATCGTCTGCTTTTGCGAGTCGCCTGCTGGCGGCCACCGGCGTTCTGTTGCTCGCCGCCTGTTCGTCTGCACCGGCCCCAGCCGGGTCGTCCGAGGCGGGCTCCACCTTCGTGGTCGCGACCGCGGGTGAGCCGGACACCCTGAACCCGGTGCTCAACTTCGGCGTCGACGGAGCCTCGCTGATCTTCGACGGCCTGGTCACCCGGGATGTGAAGAACACGCTGGTCCCGGCCCTGGCGGTCGAGCTCCCGGTCGTGTCCGCGGACGGCCGGACCGTCACGGCAAAACTGCGCGACGGGGTGACGTTCCACGACGGCAGCCCGCTGACCGCCGCGGACGTCGTCTTCACCTACCGGGCGGTGCTGGACCCGAAGGTCGACTCGACGCTGCGGTCCGACCTGGAGATGCTCACCTCGGTCACCGCCCCGGATCCGGCCACGGTCGTGTTCACCCTCAGGTACGCGTACGCGCCCTTCCTGCAACGCCTGACGCTGGGTGTCGTGCCCGCACAACTGTTGAGCGGCCAGGACATCAACAAGGCGGCGTTCAACCGCAAGCCGATCGGCACCGGTCCGTACAGGGTGGAGTCCTGGACCACCGGCGACCGTCTGGTGCTCGCCGCCAACGACACCTACTGGGGTGGTAAGCCCGCCAACCGCAAGCTGATCGTCGCGTTCGTCGCCGACGACAACGTACGGGCACAACGGATGCGGGCGGGCGAATTCGACGCCGCCGAACTTCCTCCCAAACTCGCCGCGGCCTTCGACACCGCCGCCGGCTACACCGTGCAGCGGGTGCCGACCGCCGACTACCGCGGTGTGATGCTGCCCCTCGGTCACCCCGTCACCGGTGACCTGGCCGTCCGCAAGGCGCTCGCCGTGGGCGTGGATCGCTCGGCCATGGTGACCGGCGTCCTCGCCGGAGCCGGCGAACCGGCGTACGGGCCGATCCCACCGACCTCCGAGTACGCCGACCCGTCGCCGGCGGGCAAACCGTCGGCCGACACGGCGACCGCGACCGCACTGCTCGACGCGGCCGGCTGGGCGCCCGGTGCGGACGGGATCCGGGCCAGGGCCGGACAGCAGGCGGCGTTCACGCTGATGTACCCGGCCGGCGACAGCCTGCGCAAGGAACTGGCCCTGGCCGTGACCGCGGACGCTCGGAAGATCGGCATCAAGGTCAGCCCGGAGGGCCTCACCTGGGACGCCATCGACACCCGGATCACCAAGGATGCGCTGCTCATGGGGTTCGGAACCCCCTACGACCCGGACTTCGTCTCCTACAAGCTGTTCGGGTCGCAGTTCGCCGGGCAGGGTTACTTCAACCCCGGGAGCTACCGGTCCCCGGTCGCCGACAAGGCGCTGCAGGACGGCCGTGACCAGGCCGACCCGGCGAAGCGCAGAGCCGCCTACGCGACGTTCCAGCAGCAACTTGCCGCCGACGCGCCCTGGGTGTTCCTCACCTACCTGCAGCACACCTATGTGGTGAAGGACGGCATCACCGGGGTGAGCCCGCGCGTCGAGGCGCACGAGCACGACGTCGCCAACAGTCTGTGGTGGAACATCAACACCTGGACCCGGCAGTGA
- a CDS encoding ABC transporter permease: MTQAPPARRRRGIAGAGAVIRRRLLVAVPVLIATSIGMFLLGAASPIDPAKQYAGAAAFTATSENLAQIRANWGVDDPLPVQYARWVGNLLRGDLGWSTSRHEPVTAVLGSRAGWTLLLVGAALAVVLVTSLVLGTLAAYRRGGLFDRGLRAAAYAVEAMPVFWLGLAAIALFALTLGWLPAGGLTGITSTTTSVADVARHLILPVGVLAVSQAPWFLLFVRDSVAESLRDDHVLAARARGLPGRTVLFGHALRTALLPFLTLIGTHLPELVGGAVLVETVFSLPGLGAVSVQAALGSDFPLLAAITLVTTAVVLSANLLTDLAYAAADPRVRLDG, translated from the coding sequence GTGACACAGGCACCACCCGCGCGTCGCCGGCGGGGGATCGCCGGGGCGGGCGCGGTGATCCGCCGCCGGCTGCTGGTCGCGGTGCCGGTTCTGATCGCGACCAGCATCGGCATGTTCCTGCTCGGCGCGGCCTCACCGATCGACCCGGCCAAGCAGTACGCGGGCGCGGCCGCCTTCACCGCCACGAGTGAGAACCTGGCCCAGATCCGGGCGAACTGGGGAGTCGACGACCCGCTCCCGGTGCAGTACGCACGCTGGGTGGGCAACCTGCTGCGCGGTGACCTGGGCTGGTCCACCAGCCGCCACGAACCGGTGACCGCGGTCCTCGGCTCCCGGGCAGGCTGGACCCTGTTGCTCGTCGGGGCCGCCCTTGCTGTTGTCCTGGTGACCAGCCTCGTGCTCGGTACGCTGGCCGCGTACCGGAGGGGTGGTCTCTTCGATCGTGGCCTGCGGGCCGCGGCCTATGCGGTCGAGGCCATGCCGGTGTTCTGGCTGGGTCTCGCCGCGATCGCGCTGTTCGCGCTGACCCTGGGGTGGCTGCCCGCCGGTGGCCTGACCGGGATCACCTCCACCACGACATCGGTGGCGGACGTCGCCCGGCACCTGATCCTGCCGGTCGGGGTGCTTGCGGTCTCGCAGGCGCCGTGGTTCCTGCTGTTCGTGCGGGACTCGGTCGCCGAGAGCCTGCGCGACGACCACGTCCTGGCCGCCCGGGCCCGCGGGCTGCCGGGCCGGACCGTCCTGTTCGGACACGCGCTGCGGACGGCGCTGCTGCCGTTCCTCACCCTGATCGGCACGCACCTGCCGGAGCTGGTCGGCGGGGCGGTGCTGGTGGAGACGGTGTTCTCGCTGCCCGGCCTCGGCGCCGTCAGCGTGCAGGCCGCGCTCGGCAGTGATTTTCCGCTGCTCGCCGCGATCACTCTGGTCACCACCGCAGTCGTGCTGAGCGCAAATCTGCTCACCGACCTGGCCTACGCCGCCGCCGACCCGCGGGTGCGTCTTGATGGCTGA
- a CDS encoding ABC transporter permease: MADLTLRRARLPRVRLRPGRLGVTIATTVLASAVAACLLAPLLWPLDQSAVDLSQTRLAPSWAHPAGTDDLGRDVAHRTLYGLRVSLLVGAVAALVATLIGGVVGGIAGTLGGPVDRILMRIVDTVAALPHLLLGIFIVAMLRPGLGAVILSVGLTHWLSTARIVRSELLSLRTRPFIDAAISGGAGRLRVLTRHLLPHVLPKLALATTLMVPHAVWHETALSFLGLGLPPHLASLGNMINGGQGSLLTGAWWASLMPGLVIVIVTLALAAVVARWRDRLDPRVRAELHL, encoded by the coding sequence ATGGCTGACCTGACCCTGCGCCGGGCCCGGCTGCCGCGCGTGCGCCTGCGGCCGGGACGTCTCGGCGTCACCATCGCCACCACCGTGCTGGCCTCGGCCGTGGCCGCCTGCCTGCTCGCGCCCCTGCTCTGGCCCTTGGACCAGAGCGCGGTCGATCTCTCGCAGACCCGCCTCGCCCCGTCCTGGGCCCACCCGGCCGGCACCGACGACCTCGGGCGCGACGTCGCTCACCGCACGCTCTACGGCCTGCGCGTCTCCCTGCTGGTCGGTGCGGTCGCCGCCCTTGTTGCCACGCTGATCGGCGGGGTCGTCGGCGGCATCGCCGGCACGCTCGGCGGCCCGGTCGACCGGATCCTGATGCGCATCGTGGACACCGTCGCCGCCCTGCCGCACCTGCTGCTCGGGATCTTCATCGTCGCGATGCTGCGGCCCGGTCTCGGCGCGGTCATCCTGTCGGTCGGGCTCACCCACTGGCTGTCCACCGCCCGGATCGTGCGTTCCGAGCTGCTCAGCCTGCGCACCCGGCCGTTCATCGACGCCGCGATCAGCGGCGGCGCCGGGCGGCTGCGCGTGCTGACCCGGCATCTACTGCCGCACGTCCTGCCGAAACTGGCCCTGGCCACCACGCTGATGGTGCCGCACGCCGTCTGGCACGAGACCGCCCTGTCCTTCCTCGGACTCGGACTGCCACCGCATCTCGCCTCGCTCGGCAACATGATCAACGGCGGGCAGGGCTCCCTGCTGACCGGCGCCTGGTGGGCCAGCCTGATGCCGGGGCTGGTCATCGTGATCGTCACCCTGGCCCTCGCCGCGGTGGTCGCCCGCTGGCGTGACCGGCTCGACCCCCGCGTCCGAGCGGAGCTGCACCTGTGA
- a CDS encoding ABC transporter ATP-binding protein, with product MSTTVRTSTMLTIKDLTVRFRLPDAIVEAVTGIDLAVAPGELLAVVGESGCGKSVLAHALLGLLPANATVSGTALLHGNDALVDLLAADEKTLARTVRGRRVGLVPQSPATALTPVRTGRHLLQETLRAHGRARTDAETVAAGVGLAPADLDLYPHELSGGMAQRLVTALALAPDPPLLLADEPTSGLDRPLVDATLDLLRARCDQGSAVILITHDLAAAERVADTVAVMYASRIVEHRPAREFFGGPRHPYAHALLDALPDRAFTPIPGHPPMLTDLPAGCAFAPRCPRAAEECGSRPGLDSDEQGRLACHHPIGAHR from the coding sequence GTGAGCACCACCGTGCGTACCTCGACGATGCTGACGATCAAAGACTTGACCGTACGGTTCCGGCTGCCCGATGCCATCGTGGAGGCCGTCACCGGTATCGACCTCGCTGTGGCACCTGGTGAACTGCTGGCTGTGGTGGGGGAGTCCGGCTGCGGTAAATCCGTCCTCGCTCACGCGCTGCTCGGTCTGCTGCCCGCTAACGCCACTGTCAGCGGGACCGCGCTGCTGCACGGTAATGACGCACTGGTCGACCTGCTCGCCGCCGACGAGAAGACCTTGGCCCGCACGGTACGGGGACGCCGCGTGGGCCTGGTTCCGCAGAGCCCGGCCACCGCGCTGACCCCGGTCCGCACCGGCCGGCACCTCCTGCAGGAGACCCTGCGCGCCCACGGCCGGGCCCGCACCGACGCCGAGACGGTGGCCGCCGGAGTCGGCCTCGCCCCGGCCGACCTCGACCTCTACCCGCACGAGTTGTCCGGCGGCATGGCCCAGCGCCTCGTCACCGCGCTGGCGCTGGCCCCGGACCCGCCGCTGCTGCTGGCCGACGAACCGACCTCCGGGCTCGACCGGCCGCTGGTCGACGCGACCTTGGACCTGCTGCGGGCCCGCTGCGACCAAGGATCGGCGGTCATTCTGATCACCCACGATCTGGCCGCCGCGGAACGGGTAGCCGACACCGTCGCGGTCATGTACGCGAGCCGGATCGTCGAACATCGGCCTGCCCGGGAGTTCTTCGGCGGGCCCCGGCACCCGTACGCCCACGCCCTGCTCGACGCCCTGCCCGACCGCGCCTTCACACCGATCCCCGGCCATCCACCGATGCTGACCGACCTGCCGGCTGGCTGCGCCTTCGCGCCTCGCTGCCCCCGTGCGGCTGAAGAGTGTGGTAGCCGGCCTGGCCTCGACTCCGACGAGCAAGGACGACTGGCCTGTCATCACCCGATCGGAGCCCACCGGTGA
- a CDS encoding ABC transporter ATP-binding protein — MITAEGITVAYGHRRVLDGVSLSVARGETVGLRGPSGAGKSTLLRVLALLHRPAAGRVIIDGTAITGTRYAVPAAVRTRIGVLFQSPRAAADPRLSLADIIAEPLRVAGRPEIERRVAELADTVGLTADLLTRRPHAVSDGQLQRACLARAFAHTPHYLLCDEATTMLDAATQALLAAVITDYQKRHDAGVLIVTHDPALMTRWADRSLDLAQLSAAGGQ; from the coding sequence GTGATCACCGCCGAAGGCATCACCGTCGCCTACGGCCACCGCCGGGTCCTCGACGGGGTATCGCTGAGCGTCGCGCGGGGTGAGACGGTCGGGCTGCGCGGACCGTCCGGCGCGGGCAAGTCCACCCTGCTGCGTGTCCTGGCCCTGCTGCACCGTCCGGCGGCCGGGCGGGTCATCATCGACGGCACGGCGATCACCGGCACCCGGTACGCGGTGCCGGCCGCCGTCCGTACCCGTATCGGTGTGCTCTTTCAGAGCCCCCGTGCCGCAGCGGATCCGCGGTTGTCGCTGGCCGACATCATCGCCGAGCCGCTGCGCGTCGCCGGCCGGCCGGAGATCGAACGCCGGGTGGCGGAACTCGCCGACACGGTGGGGCTGACCGCCGACCTGTTGACCCGCCGCCCGCACGCGGTGAGCGACGGGCAGCTGCAACGGGCCTGCCTCGCGCGGGCCTTCGCGCACACGCCGCACTATCTGCTGTGCGACGAGGCCACCACCATGCTCGACGCCGCCACCCAGGCCCTGCTGGCGGCCGTCATCACCGACTACCAGAAACGCCACGACGCCGGTGTCCTCATCGTCACTCACGATCCGGCGCTGATGACACGCTGGGCCGATCGCAGCCTGGATCTGGCTCAGCTGTCGGCCGCCGGCGGACAGTGA